From the genome of Podospora pseudoanserina strain CBS 124.78 chromosome 7 map unlocalized CBS124.78p_7.2, whole genome shotgun sequence, one region includes:
- the BGL4_2 gene encoding beta-glucosidase (CAZy:GH3; COG:G; EggNog:ENOG503NVBN) — protein MQLIHAAFWLPFLAARAAPADNHAQLIKRDLAYSPPVYPSPWMNPEADGWAEAYVKAREFVSQMTLLEKVNLTTGTGWASEQCVGQVGAIPRLGLRSLCMHDAPLGIRGTDYNSAFPSGQTAAATWDRQLMYRRGYAIGKEAKGKGINVILGPVAGPLGRMPAAGRNWEGFSPDPVLTGVGMAETVKGHQDAGVIACAKHFIGNEQEHFRQVGEARGYGFNISETLSSNIDDKTMHELYLWPFADAVRAGVGSFMCSYQQVNNSYGCQNSKLMNGLLKDELGFQGFVLSDWQAQHTGAAAAAAGLDMSMPGDTEFNTGVSFWGTNLTVAVLNGTVPAYRIDDMAMRIMAAFFKVEKSIELDPINFSFWSLDTYGPIHWAAGEGYQQINYHVDVRADHANLIREIAAKGTVLLKNTGSLPLNKPKFVAVIGEDAGPNPNGPNSCADRGCNNGTLAMGWGSGTANFPYLITPDAALQAQAIKDGSRYESILTNYAASQTRALVSQDNVTAIVFVNADSGEGYINFEGNMGDRNNLTLWRGGDNLVKNVSSWCSNTIVVIHSTGPVLISEWYDSPNITAILWAGLPGQESGNSITDVLYGKVNPSGKSPFTWGATREGYGADVLYTPNNGEGAPQQDFSEGVFIDYRYFDKANTSVIYEFGHGLSYTTFEYSNIQVTKKNAGPYKPTTGQTAPAPTFGNFSTDLSDYLFPDEEFPYVYQYIYPYLNTTDPRNASGDPHFGQTAEEFMPPHAIDDSPQPLLPSSGKNSPGGNQALYDILYEVTADITNTGEIVGDEVVQLYVSLGGPDDPKVVLRDFGKLRIEPGQTAKFRGLLTRRDLSNWDVVSQDWVISEHTKTVFVGKSSRDLGLSAVLE, from the exons ATGCAGCTTATACATGCAGCCTTCTGGCTACCCTTTCTTGCTGCCAGAGCCGCACCTGCTGACAACCACGCACAGCTCATCAAGAGAGACCTCGCGTACTCACCTCCCGTCTACCCTTCGCCATGGATGAACCCGGAAGCCGATGGATGGGCAGAGGCGTATGTGAAAGCTCGGGAGTTTGTCTCCCAGATGAcgctgttggagaaggtcaaCTTGACGACTGGTACTGG TTGGGCCTCGGAGCAATGTGTCGGTCAAGTAGGAGCTATCCCTCGCCTGGGGCTCCGCAGTCTTTGCATGCACGACGCCCCCCTTGGAATCCGTGGAACCGACTACAATTCCGCCTTCCCTTCAGGTCAGACAGCTGCTGCTACATGGGACCGCCAGTTGATGTACCGCCGTGGTTATGCCATTGGCAAGGaagccaagggcaaggggatCAACGTGATTCTTGGACCTGTCGCCGGCCCTCTTGGTCGGATGCCCGCTGCTGGGCGAAATTGGGAGGGTTTCTCTCCGGATCCGGTCTTGACTGGAGTCGGCATGGCCGAGACTGTCAAGGGACATCAGGATGCGGGCGTGATTGCATGCGCAAAGCACTTTATTGGCAATGAACAAG AACACTTCCGCCAAGTCGGCGAGGCTCGCGGTTATGGGTTCAACATCAGCGAGACTCTTTCCTCCAACATTGACGACAAGACGATGCACGAGCTTTACCTCTGGCCCTTTGCCGATGCCGTCCGCGCCGGTGTGGGCTCTTTTATGTGCAGCTACCAGCAGGTCAACAACTCCTATGGATGCCAAAATTCCAAGCTTATGAACGGTCTTTTGAAGGATGAGTTGGGCTTCCAGGGGTTCGTCTTGAGTGATTGGCAGGCCCAGCATACCGGTGCAGCTGCCGCCGCGGCTGGTCTCGACATGTCGATGCCGGGAGATACCGAGTTCAACACTGGCGTCAGCTTCTGGGGTACCAACCTCACTGTGGCTGTGCTCAACGGTACTGTTCCAGCTTATCGGATCGACGACATGGCCATGCGTATCATGGCAGCTTTCTTCAAGGTGGAGAAGAGCATTGAACTGGACCCCATCAACTTCAGTTTCTGGTCCCTCGACACTTATGGGCCCATTCACTGGGCCGCGGGCGAGGGCTACCAGCAGATCAACTATCACGTCGATGTCCGGGCTGACCATGCAAACCTCATTCGTGAAATCGCTGCCAAGGGTACCGTTCTTCTCAAGAACACCGGCTCCCTGCCCCTGAACAAGCCCAAGTTTGTGGCGGTGATTGGAGAGGATGCCGGACCTAACCCCAACGGACCCAATTCTTGTGCCGATCGCGGGTGCAACAACGGCACACTCGCGATGGGCTGGGGTTCTGGCACTGCCAACTTTCCTTACCTCATCACGCCAGACGCTGCCCTGCAGGCCCAGGCCATCAAGGATGGGTCTCGCTATGAGAGCATTCTGACCAACTATGCGGCATCCCAGACCAGGGCCTTGGTATCGCAGGATAACGTCACCGCCATTGTTTTCGTCAACGCTGACTCTGGTGAGGGATACATCAACTTTGAAGGCAACATGGGCGATCGCAACAACTTGACACTCTGGAGAGGCGGCGATAACCTGGTCAAGAACGTTTCCAGCTGGTGCAGCAACACCATTGTGGTCATCCACTCCACCGGTCCCGTTCTCATCAGCGAGTGGTATGATAGCCCGAACATCACTGCCATCCTCTGGGCCGGTCTTCCTGGACAAGAATCCGGCAACTCCATCACCGATGTTCTCTACGGCAAGGTGAACCCCTCTGGCAAGTCGCCATTCACTTGGGGCGCCACCCGCGAGGGCTACGGCGCTGATGTTCTTTACACCCCCAACAATGGCGAGGGCGCACCCCAGCAGGACTTTTCCGAGGGTGTGTTTATTGACTACCGCTACTTTGACAAGGCCAACACGTCTGTCATTTATGAGTTTGGCCACGGCTTGAGTTATACTACCTTTGAGTACAGCAACATCCAGGTTACAAAGAAGAACGCTGGCCCCTACAAGCCAACGACAGGCCAGACAGCTCCCGCGCCGACTTTTGGGAACTTTTCGACGGATCTTAGCGATTACCTGTTCCCCGACGAGGAGTTCCCCTATGTCTATCAGTATATCTACCCCtatctcaacaccaccgacccGAGGAATGCTTCTGGCGACCCGCACTTTGGCCAGACGGCCGAGGAGTTTATGCCCCCGCACGCGATTGACGACTCGCCTCAGCCGTTGTTGCCGTCTTCGGGCAAGAACTCTCCCGGTGGCAACCAGGCGCTGTACGATATCCTGTACGAAGTCACGGCGGATATCACCAACACAGGGGAGATTGTGGGAGATGAGGTGGTCCAGCTGTA